A DNA window from Gemella massiliensis contains the following coding sequences:
- a CDS encoding MptD family putative ECF transporter S component, with product MDSKKLNVKDFINVGIFTALIFVVEFAAGMSGFIHPFIVAAYVAIIPLLSAIPMMLFYTKVEKFGMITMMATLLAIIMYFTGMGWLGAPMILAVGVISDLIAKSGNYKNSKKTIISFGVFSMWCSANFLPVVFTADSYRENLQSGNFSSEYVDGLFTYINTTTLIPLIVLSFIFGVIGAIIGKKVVKKHFEKAGIA from the coding sequence ATGGATAGTAAAAAATTAAATGTAAAAGATTTTATAAATGTAGGTATATTTACTGCTTTGATATTTGTAGTGGAATTTGCTGCCGGTATGAGTGGTTTTATTCATCCATTCATTGTAGCCGCTTATGTAGCGATTATTCCATTATTGAGTGCTATACCGATGATGCTTTTTTATACAAAAGTTGAAAAATTCGGTATGATAACCATGATGGCTACATTATTAGCAATTATTATGTATTTTACCGGTATGGGATGGCTGGGTGCACCTATGATTTTAGCTGTGGGTGTTATTAGCGACTTAATTGCAAAATCCGGTAATTATAAGAATAGTAAGAAAACTATAATTAGTTTTGGAGTATTTTCTATGTGGTGTTCAGCAAACTTTCTGCCTGTTGTATTTACTGCAGATAGTTATCGTGAGAATTTGCAATCGGGAAATTTCTCAAGTGAATATGTGGATGGTTTATTTACATATATCAATACCACAACTTTAATTCCACTTATTGTTTTAAGTTTTATTTTTGGAGTAATAGGTGCGATTATAGGGAAGAAAGTTGTTAAAAAACATTTTGAGAAAGCAGGTATTGCATAA
- a CDS encoding energy-coupling factor transporter transmembrane component T → MRNEFSLDPRTKMYMMFLISFLTMSTATTTLSLTLRVVITIVPILLLIVEGKVKTAIRFTIFYILGILAMHFFINNGGGFISALALGYCSVMLQFFPSAIMAWYTVRTTKVNEFMVALNKLHCPKGLAISLAVVLRFFPTIKEEYGHIRDAMKMRGISLAGGNLIKMIEYRIIPLLFSCVSIGDELSAAAITRGLGAPVTRSNICEIGFKKFDYVAFVVFTTLTIGYIWGL, encoded by the coding sequence GTGCGAAATGAATTTTCACTAGATCCCAGAACAAAAATGTATATGATGTTTTTAATATCGTTTTTAACGATGTCAACAGCAACTACCACTCTTAGTCTAACACTTAGGGTGGTTATTACCATAGTTCCGATTTTACTATTAATAGTTGAGGGAAAGGTCAAAACGGCTATTAGATTCACTATATTTTATATACTTGGAATTTTAGCTATGCATTTTTTTATTAACAATGGAGGCGGTTTCATTAGTGCTTTAGCATTAGGGTACTGCAGTGTTATGTTACAATTTTTCCCTTCTGCTATTATGGCATGGTATACGGTAAGAACCACTAAAGTTAACGAATTTATGGTGGCTTTAAATAAGTTGCATTGCCCTAAGGGATTAGCTATTTCCTTGGCCGTAGTTTTGAGATTTTTCCCCACTATAAAAGAGGAATATGGGCATATAAGAGATGCTATGAAGATGAGAGGTATTAGTCTTGCAGGAGGAAATTTGATAAAGATGATTGAGTACAGAATTATACCACTCTTATTTTCATGTGTTTCTATTGGAGATGAACTTTCGGCAGCAGCTATTACCAGAGGATTAGGAGCACCTGTTACAAGAAGCAATATTTGTGAAATAGGTTTTAAAAAATTTGATTATGTAGCATTTGTTGTTTTTACTACCCTAACCATAGGTTATATTTGGGGGCTGTAG
- a CDS encoding ABC transporter ATP-binding protein: MIKIENINFRYKGSEKQDLKNISLEIKEGETILLSGASGCGKTTVTRLINGLIPHYYKGELDGNLRVANFDVVNTELYELAGTVGSVFQNPRSQFFSLDTEGEIAFGAENLGLSVEEIVKRKNEIMQEMHLDNLKGRSLFELSGGEKQKIACASVAALKPKIMLLDEPSSNLDWKAIEDLREIILQWKKQGKTIVISEHRLWYLKDLIDRVIYMEDGEIKKEWQKEFSKLNEDELRNMKLRPVNLESKYISQFTDELNNIDKPVILTNEDKIQLKNFTFRYKRRREKKVDKSKLDLEIPNLIVKKGSIIGVTGKNGAGKSTFLRCLCGLEKSCKGELKIGENIYRGKELIRKSYMVMQDVNHQLFTDSVVGEVLLSMEKEDISVCNKILDNLGLLEFKDKHPMALSGGQKQRVAIASAMAAKAEILLFDEPTSGLDYLHMCAVSELLQSLVNQGKTLFVSTHDPELIKLCCDFVLQIEDGKIVKYFEV, from the coding sequence ATGATTAAGATAGAAAATATTAACTTTAGATATAAAGGATCTGAAAAACAGGATTTAAAAAATATATCATTGGAAATTAAAGAAGGAGAAACTATTCTACTTTCTGGGGCATCGGGTTGTGGAAAGACTACTGTAACTAGACTTATTAATGGATTAATTCCTCATTATTACAAAGGGGAATTAGATGGGAATTTAAGGGTAGCGAACTTTGATGTAGTAAATACCGAGTTATATGAATTAGCCGGGACTGTCGGTTCTGTATTCCAAAATCCACGAAGTCAGTTTTTTTCTTTAGACACTGAAGGGGAAATTGCTTTTGGGGCTGAAAATTTAGGCTTATCTGTGGAGGAAATAGTAAAACGAAAAAATGAAATCATGCAGGAAATGCATTTAGATAATTTGAAAGGAAGAAGTTTGTTTGAACTTTCCGGGGGAGAAAAGCAGAAAATTGCGTGTGCTTCGGTTGCAGCCTTAAAGCCAAAGATAATGTTGTTAGATGAACCATCATCTAATTTGGATTGGAAAGCAATAGAAGATTTAAGAGAAATAATATTGCAATGGAAAAAACAAGGTAAAACTATAGTTATTTCTGAACATAGACTTTGGTATCTTAAAGATTTAATTGATAGAGTAATATATATGGAAGATGGAGAGATTAAAAAGGAGTGGCAGAAAGAGTTTAGTAAGCTAAACGAAGATGAGTTACGCAACATGAAGTTACGACCTGTAAATTTAGAATCTAAATATATCAGCCAATTTACAGATGAATTGAATAATATTGATAAACCGGTAATTTTAACCAATGAAGATAAAATTCAATTAAAAAATTTTACTTTCAGATATAAAAGAAGAAGGGAAAAGAAAGTAGATAAGTCTAAATTGGATTTGGAAATACCTAATCTAATTGTAAAAAAGGGAAGCATAATAGGTGTTACGGGAAAGAATGGAGCTGGGAAGTCAACTTTTTTAAGATGCCTTTGCGGATTGGAAAAGAGCTGTAAAGGAGAATTAAAGATAGGGGAAAATATATATAGGGGAAAAGAATTAATAAGAAAGTCCTATATGGTGATGCAAGATGTAAATCATCAGCTTTTTACAGATAGTGTAGTTGGAGAAGTCCTATTATCCATGGAGAAAGAAGATATTTCGGTTTGTAATAAGATCTTAGATAATCTAGGACTTCTTGAATTTAAGGATAAGCACCCAATGGCACTTTCAGGCGGTCAGAAGCAGAGAGTAGCTATAGCTTCGGCTATGGCAGCAAAAGCGGAGATTTTGTTATTTGACGAACCTACATCAGGTTTAGATTATCTTCATATGTGCGCTGTTTCTGAGTTGCTACAGAGTCTGGTTAATCAAGGGAAAACATTATTTGTGTCTACACATGATCCGGAACTTATAAAACTTTGTTGTGATTTTGTTTTGCAGATTGAAGACGGAAAGATAGTAAAGTATTTTGAAGTATAA
- a CDS encoding carboxylesterase family protein gives MILQTKIGKVYTDIVGKDFQGNDVHSILSVPYARAERFEYPELISREEYSEDSFLNREGSFCFPQKKYPLKLNIFMKHHMLRPEFQPLKDVQTENAFVVNIWASDKFTEKKPVVVFLHGGGEGSGTVPIYMMNHIAEQGVVAVTITYRIGNFGYMPIFDNGEIRGSLAYLDQQTALTWIQNNISSFGGDNTNITLMGHCGGAVAALYHYLNSTSNKLFHKLILCAGNIPILSKIDFAKNQYKKLLAKNHLTGLKELKKLSVKDLLKIKGGQNDIIDGKFFTEHPMNLLKRGEFPSMPVLIGANKDEFSMIELPMYYKTLGITKKKEQLKEILLKKYGEFAEILKNEFKTEATGVVDLQVLIMELFVFHSSTLFLMETLEKKCPIYGYRMNYVPNLYNGLCGSYHGAELAFFFGTIDKMNIQITDENRRAVMSIQKDWTEFIKSGKIADRPLFNETDKIIQYDKDIKAVPFPHVDLIHRTQNSGIADKLRKEYISNRR, from the coding sequence ATGATTTTACAAACTAAAATTGGAAAAGTTTATACTGATATAGTAGGTAAAGATTTTCAAGGGAATGATGTGCATTCTATTTTAAGTGTGCCTTACGCAAGGGCTGAAAGATTTGAATATCCTGAACTTATATCTAGGGAAGAGTATTCTGAAGATAGTTTTTTGAATAGAGAAGGAAGTTTTTGCTTTCCACAGAAAAAATATCCATTAAAACTTAATATTTTTATGAAACATCATATGTTGCGCCCGGAATTTCAACCACTAAAAGATGTTCAGACAGAAAATGCGTTTGTAGTAAATATATGGGCCTCTGATAAATTTACAGAAAAAAAACCGGTTGTTGTATTTTTACATGGTGGGGGCGAAGGATCAGGGACAGTTCCGATATATATGATGAATCATATTGCTGAACAGGGAGTTGTAGCAGTTACAATTACTTATCGAATAGGGAATTTCGGTTATATGCCTATTTTTGATAATGGAGAAATAAGAGGTTCTCTTGCTTATCTTGATCAGCAAACAGCATTAACCTGGATTCAAAATAATATAAGCTCATTTGGTGGAGATAATACTAATATTACACTTATGGGGCATTGTGGTGGTGCGGTTGCAGCTCTTTATCATTATTTAAATTCTACAAGTAACAAATTATTTCATAAATTGATATTGTGTGCGGGAAACATTCCGATATTATCAAAAATTGATTTTGCTAAAAATCAATATAAGAAACTATTAGCAAAAAATCATTTAACCGGACTTAAGGAATTAAAAAAACTATCCGTTAAGGATTTGTTAAAAATAAAAGGGGGACAAAATGATATTATCGATGGTAAGTTTTTCACAGAACATCCTATGAATTTATTAAAACGAGGAGAATTTCCTTCTATGCCTGTGTTAATAGGAGCAAATAAGGATGAATTTTCTATGATTGAATTACCAATGTATTATAAAACTCTTGGGATTACAAAGAAAAAAGAACAACTGAAAGAAATTCTTTTAAAAAAATATGGGGAATTTGCAGAAATACTTAAAAATGAATTTAAAACGGAAGCAACTGGAGTTGTTGATTTACAAGTTCTGATTATGGAGCTCTTTGTATTTCATTCAAGTACATTATTTCTTATGGAAACGTTGGAGAAAAAATGCCCTATATACGGATATAGAATGAATTATGTTCCTAACTTGTATAATGGGCTTTGTGGTTCCTACCATGGAGCAGAACTTGCATTTTTCTTTGGGACTATAGACAAGATGAATATACAAATTACCGATGAGAATAGAAGAGCAGTTATGTCAATTCAAAAGGATTGGACAGAATTTATAAAATCAGGGAAAATAGCAGACCGCCCGCTTTTTAATGAAACGGATAAAATTATACAGTATGATAAAGATATTAAAGCTGTACCATTTCCACATGTAGATCTTATTCATCGTACCCAAAATAGCGGTATTGCTGATAAACTGAGAAAAGAATATATAAGTAATCGCAGATAA